From the genome of Rarobacter incanus, one region includes:
- a CDS encoding FHA domain-containing protein yields the protein MPTEDPADQKPQESVVPNVETTISFGTPESTDSARARVALSAQESALVQALPDGTSILIAHQGPGSGSRFLLDTDAVTAGRSERADIFLDDATVSRKHAVFERADGGFRVRDVGSLNGTYLNRERIDAALLHTGDEVQIGKFRLTYYASPQSESGQ from the coding sequence ATGCCAACAGAGGACCCGGCGGACCAGAAGCCTCAGGAGTCTGTAGTTCCCAACGTCGAGACGACGATCTCCTTTGGCACGCCCGAATCGACGGACAGCGCTCGGGCGCGGGTAGCGCTGTCTGCACAAGAAAGTGCACTGGTCCAGGCCCTGCCGGATGGCACATCGATCCTCATCGCGCACCAGGGACCCGGCAGCGGTTCGCGGTTCCTGCTCGACACCGACGCCGTGACGGCGGGCCGCAGCGAGCGCGCCGACATCTTCTTGGATGACGCGACGGTGTCGCGCAAGCACGCCGTTTTCGAACGCGCCGACGGGGGATTCCGCGTCCGCGATGTCGGTTCGTTGAACGGAACGTACCTCAATCGCGAACGGATCGACGCCGCTCTGCTGCACACGGGCGATGAGGTGCAGATCGGCAAGTTTCGACTGACCTATTACGCCAGCCCGCAGTCGGAATCCGGCCAGTGA
- a CDS encoding MerR family transcriptional regulator, whose product MRISDVLAALQAEFPAVTHSKLRFLEEQGLVEPTRTASGYRQYSPADVQRLRFVLGEQRDRYLPLKVIKEKLADLDAGLDASTQPLIPTVISRDGVTAAKSLSMSVRAVAQRTSVDESIVNDFVLQGLIDTVGNGELAPWADEIVRLGAALQEQGLDVRHLRALHTAAQRNADLVEQVVRSIGRPGSPATQAHRASVAAEIGENISQLFTASLRQALAEIR is encoded by the coding sequence ATGCGGATTTCTGACGTCCTGGCCGCGCTGCAAGCCGAATTCCCGGCGGTAACGCACTCCAAATTGCGGTTCTTGGAAGAGCAGGGCCTGGTCGAACCTACCCGGACGGCATCCGGTTACCGCCAGTACAGCCCGGCGGACGTGCAACGCCTGCGGTTCGTGCTGGGGGAGCAGCGCGACCGCTACCTGCCGTTGAAGGTCATCAAGGAGAAGCTGGCGGATCTGGATGCAGGGCTGGACGCGAGCACGCAGCCGCTGATTCCGACGGTCATTTCGCGCGATGGAGTGACGGCCGCCAAGTCGCTGAGCATGTCGGTGAGAGCCGTCGCTCAGCGAACCTCGGTCGATGAATCAATCGTCAACGACTTTGTCCTGCAGGGACTCATCGACACGGTCGGCAACGGCGAGTTGGCACCGTGGGCGGACGAAATCGTGCGTCTCGGTGCGGCGCTACAGGAGCAAGGATTGGACGTTCGGCACCTGCGGGCCCTGCACACGGCGGCGCAGCGCAATGCGGACCTGGTCGAGCAGGTAGTACGCTCCATCGGGCGTCCGGGGTCGCCCGCCACGCAGGCCCACCGGGCAAGCGTGGCGGCGGAAATCGGTGAGAACATATCCCAACTGTTCACGGCTTCCTTGCGTCAGGCGCTTGCCGAAATACGGTGA
- a CDS encoding MerR family transcriptional regulator has protein sequence MNDTTHRRGAASDARPVRTQGLLFDEDLPELDGSQGYRGPVACKAAGITYRQLDYWARTGLVEPTVKSATGSGTHRLYSFRDILVLKVVKRLLDTGVSLQQIRTAVEHLRERGVEDLAQITLMSDGASVYECMSADDVVDLVQRGQGVFGIAVGRVWREVEGSLAELPTERIEEAATSGDELSARRKRRQAG, from the coding sequence GTGAACGACACAACTCACCGCCGCGGCGCCGCGAGTGACGCGCGGCCTGTGCGCACACAGGGCCTGCTCTTCGACGAGGACCTTCCCGAGCTTGACGGCTCCCAGGGATACCGCGGGCCGGTGGCTTGCAAGGCAGCAGGAATCACCTACAGGCAGTTGGACTACTGGGCTCGCACCGGCCTGGTGGAGCCCACGGTCAAGTCCGCGACCGGATCCGGTACCCACCGGCTGTACAGCTTCCGGGACATCCTGGTCCTCAAGGTCGTCAAGCGCTTGCTGGATACGGGCGTTTCTTTGCAACAGATTCGCACCGCCGTCGAACACCTGCGCGAGCGCGGCGTCGAGGACCTGGCACAGATAACGTTGATGAGCGACGGCGCGTCCGTGTACGAATGCATGTCGGCTGATGACGTCGTCGATCTTGTGCAACGCGGGCAGGGCGTGTTCGGCATTGCCGTTGGGCGCGTCTGGCGCGAGGTTGAAGGCTCGCTAGCCGAACTGCCCACCGAACGCATCGAGGAAGCCGCGACTTCTGGGGATGAATTGTCGGCACGGCGCAAGCGCCGCCAGGCTGGCTGA
- a CDS encoding RNA polymerase-binding protein RbpA, producing MADRSLRGMSIGSKSMESDEGVDFAPRQEAIYDCPNGHTIVLPFAREAEIPAAWECRCGAEAGLRDPSLASAESDEKPQRPVRTHWDMLLERRSEDELKVLLDERLDLLRAGKLRRG from the coding sequence ATGGCGGACCGTTCCCTGCGGGGTATGTCGATCGGCTCAAAGAGCATGGAATCTGACGAGGGCGTAGATTTCGCGCCTCGCCAGGAAGCAATCTACGACTGCCCCAATGGCCACACGATCGTGCTTCCGTTTGCGCGCGAGGCAGAAATACCCGCGGCGTGGGAATGCCGCTGCGGCGCCGAGGCGGGACTTCGCGACCCGTCGCTCGCGTCCGCCGAGTCAGACGAAAAGCCCCAACGCCCGGTTCGCACGCACTGGGACATGCTGTTGGAACGCCGCAGCGAAGACGAGCTCAAGGTGCTGCTCGATGAGCGCCTCGACCTGCTGCGCGCCGGGAAACTGCGGCGCGGCTAG